A region of Larimichthys crocea isolate SSNF chromosome X, L_crocea_2.0, whole genome shotgun sequence DNA encodes the following proteins:
- the psmb11a gene encoding proteasome subunit beta type-11 produces the protein MTTTNDCGFGFGRLKISGRNNGIPLHFFIPTLSNPSSLNQRPPYPFSPANHSVTVRRPFPLSHGTTTLGFIFQGGVIAAADTRASAGGLVACPAVHKITPIHSHLVVTSSGSGADCMLWERILAREIRLYELRHRRRLSIRGTAKLLSFMLHPFKGTEVCVALTLCGWDKEAGNTDWAKTSADSSFITDESSSAVVSSQGVTASPNTGPKLIYVCSDGARLQGDIFSVGSGSPYAYGVLDRELRWSLSKEEAITLAREAVFRATHRDAYSGNNVDLFHITAQGWSQRQREDLKEEYYRDMERRAKKVEERKLTELNTSR, from the coding sequence ATGACTACAACTAATGATTGCGGCTTTGGGTTTGGAAGACTAAAGATATCTGGGAGAAATAATGGGATCCCACTACATTTCTTCATACCAACTTTGTCAAACCCTTCCTCTCTTAACCAAAGACCTCCTTACCCATTTTCTCCAGCCAACCATTCAGTGACGGTGCGCAGACCTTTTCCTCTGTCCCATGGAACAACAACCTTGGGTTTCATCTTCCAAGGTGGGGTCAttgcagctgcagacacacGTGCTAGTGCTGGTGGTCTTGTTGCTTGTCCAGCTGTTCATAAGATTACCCCTATTCACTCCCATTTAGTGGTCACCTCCTCTGGTAGCGGTGCTGACTGCATGCTGTGGGAGAGAATCCTGGCCCGAGAGATCAGACTCTACGAACTGCGGCACAGACGTCGCCTTTCAATACGTGGCACTGCCAAGCTCCTCTCCTTCATGCTGCACCCTTTTAAAGggactgaagtgtgtgtggcTCTTACACTTTGTGGCTGGGATAAGGAAGCAGGTAACACTGACTGGGCAAAGACATCAGCAGACTCGTCCTTTATAACTGATGAGAGCTCCTCAGCTGTTGTTAGTAGCCAAGGTGTTACTGCATCCCCCAACACTGGCCCAAAGCTGATATATGTATGCAGCGATGGTGCCCGGCTGCAGGGCGACATCTTTTCTGTAGGCTCAGGCTCGCCTTATGCTTATGGAGTCCTGGATAGAGAGCTTAGGTGGAGCCTGAGTAAAGAAGAGGCCATCACTTTGGCAAGAGAAGCAGTGTTCAGAGCCACTCACAGGGACGCCTACTCAGGAAACAACGTGGACCTCTTCCACATCACAGCCCAGGGATggagccagagacagagagaggacctAAAAGAGGAATATTACAGAGACATGGAGCGGAGGGCCAAGAAAGTAGAGGAAAGAAAACTGACTGAATTAAATACATCAAGATGA
- the psmb5 gene encoding proteasome subunit beta type-5 — translation MRRKLLAHQTLSKMALASVLNSDCADFSFDICQSNTYAHGAGQIGSGFDATPGDGLSFSVRNPLCAADDDGVERKIEFLHGTTTLAFKFQHGVIVAVDSRATAGSYIASQTVKKVIEINPYLLGTMAGGAADCSFWERLLARQCRIYELRNKERISVAAASKLLANMVYQYKGMGLSMGTMVCGWDKRGPGLYYVDSEGNRVCGDLFAVGSGSMYAYGVMDSGLRHDLSVEEACELGRRAIYQATYRDAYSGGQVNLYHVHSEGWTRVSQEDVLMLHHQYKEQAQS, via the exons ATGCGGCGGAAGTTGCTTGCTCATCAGACACTTTCAAAGATGGCTCTCGCTAGTGTGTTGAACAGTGATTGTGCGGATTTTTCATTTGATATTTGTCAGTCTAATACGTATGCACATGGAGCCGGACAGATCGGCTCGGGGTTTGACGCTACACCGGGAGACGGCCTGAGTTTTTCCGTCAGAAACCCGCTGTGTGCCGCGGACGATGACGGCGTCGAGAGGAAAATCGAGTTCCTGCACGGGACCACCACTTTAGCTTTTAAA TTCCAGCATGGCGTTATTGTAGCAGTGGACTCCCGGGCCACAGCGGGCTCCTACATCGCCTCGCAGACGGTAAAGAAGGTGATTGAAATCAACCCGTACCTGCTGGGTACCAtggctggaggagctgcagactgTAGCTTCTGGGAGCGCCTGCTGGCCCGCCAGTGCCGCATCTACGAGCTTCGCAACAAGGAGCGCATCTCCGTGGCTGCAGCCTCCAAGCTGCTCGCAAACATGGTGTACCAGTACAAGGGCATGGGACTCAGCATGGGAACCATGGTGTGTGGCTGGGACAAGAGAGGGCCAG GGCTGTATTATGTCGACTCAGAGGGCAACCGGGTGTGTGGCGACCTGTTCGCTGTGGGCTCAGGCTCCATGTATGCCTACGGCGTGATGGACAGTGGCCTGCGTCACGACCTTTCTGTGGAGGAGGCTTGCGAGCTAGGCCGCCGTGCCATCTACCAGGCTACATACCGTGATGCCTACAGCGGCGGGCAAGTCAACCTGTACCACGTCCACAGCGAGGGCTGGACCAGGGTCTCCCAGGAAGACGTGCTCATGCTGCACCACCAGTACAAGGAACAGGCGCAGTCATAA
- the LOC104931179 gene encoding protein arginine N-methyltransferase 5: protein MASASTGSRVSCGRDLNCVPEIADTLGAVAKLGFDFLCMPLFHSRFRREFELEPAKSRSGAQTRSDLLLCGRDWNTLIVGKLSPWIDADSEIETERRNSEAALAQELNFSAYLGLPVFMIPVKGPHNANLARMLLNHIQTGHHTSNFWIRVPLMASEDMREDLIENEPNTCIDDDAGVDEKTWSWWHSFRTLCDYNKRICLAIEIGADMPSDAVIDKWLGEPIKAAILPTSIFLTNKKGFPVLSKAHQRIIFSLFKLEAQFIFTGTSRHTEKDFRSYLQYLEYLNQNRPTPNAYELFAKGYEDYLQSPLQPLMDNLESQTYEVFEKDPIKYSQYQQAVYKCLLDRVPEEQKDTNVQVLMVLGAGRGPLVNASLRAARQADRKLRVYAVEKNPNAVITLENWRFEEWGDQVSVVSCDMREWAAPEKADIIVSELLGSFGDNELSPECLDGAQHFLKDDGVSIPCSYTSFLAPLSSSKLYNEVRGCRERDKDPECHFETPYVVRLHNFHQLADPKPCFTFTHPTTDMNNNRYQCLRFSVGCNSVLHGFAGYFETTLYKDVTLSIKPDTHSPGMFSWFPILFPLKQPISISRDDDVTVRFWRCNNGKKVWYEWAVTEPSCSAIHNPAGRSYTIGL, encoded by the exons ATGGCGTCCGCCAGTACGGGGAGCAGGGTATCCTGCGGGAGAGATTTGAACTGTGTGCCGGAGATAGCCGACACGTTAGGCGCGGTCGCCAAACTCGG GTTTGACTTCCTCTGCATGCCCTTGTTCCACTCGAGGTTCAGGAGAGAGTTTGAGTTGGAGCCCGCTAAATCCCGATCCGGTGCCCAGACCCGGTCagacctgctgctgtgtggaagaG ATTGGAACACTCTGATTGTTGGGAAGCTCTCACCATGGATCGACGCAGATTCAGAAATCGAGACAGAGCGCAGAAACTCAGAGGCT gCTCTGGCACAGGAGTTAAACTTCTCAGCCTACCTGGGTCTGCCTGTCTTCATGATCCCTGTAAAGGGTCCTCATAACGCCAATCTCGCCCGCATGCTGCTAAATCACATCCAAACTGGACACCACACCTCCAAT TTCTGGATACGTGTCCCGCTGATGGCTTCAGAGGACATGCGGGAAGATCTGATTGAGAACGAACCGAACACTTGCATCGATGATGATGCAGGTGTTGATGAGAAGACCTGGAGCTG GTGGCACTCATTCAGAACCCTTTGTGATTACAACAAGAGGATCTGTCTTG CGATTGAAATTGGAGCGGACATGCCGTCAGATGCAGTGATTGACAAGTGGCTCGGGGAACCTATCAAAGCAGCCATACTTCCAACCAGCATCTTCCTCACTAATAAGAAGGGCTTCCCTGTTCTGTCAAAAGCCCATCAGCGAATaatcttctctctttttaag TTGGAGGCCCAGTTCATCTTCACAGGAACCAGTCGCCACACTGAGAAGGACTTCCGATCCTACCTTCAGTACCTGGAATACCTCAACCAGAACCGGCCTACTCCCAATGCCTATGAGCTCTTCGCTAAGGGTTATGAAGACTACCTGCAGTCTCCCCTCCAG CCGCTCATGGACAACCTGGAGTCTCAGACATATGAAGTGTTTGAGAAGGATCCTATTAAATATTCACAGTACCAACAG GCTGTATATAAATGTCTACTTGACAGAGTTCCAGAGGAGCAGAAAGACACAAATGTTCA AGTGCTGATGGTGTTAGGAGCAGGCAGGGGTCCGCTGGTCAACGCGTCCCTACGTGCTGCCAGACAGGCGGACAGGAAGCTGAGGGTGTACGCTGTGGAGAAAAATCCCAATGCTGTAATCAC GCTGGAGAACTGGCGCTTTGAGGAGTGGGGCGATCAGGTGTCAGTGGTGTCGTGTGACATGCGGGAGTGGGCAGCACCTGAGAAAGCCGACATCATTGTGAGCGAGCTGCTTGGATCGTTTGGTGACAATGAACTTTCTCCAGAGTGCTTAGATGGAGCACAGCACTTCCTCAAAG ATGATGGAGTGAGCATTCCCTGTTCTTACACATCCTTCCTCGCTCCCCTGTCCTCCTCCAAGCTTTACAATGAAGTACGGGGTTGCCGGGAACGCGACAAGGACCCAGAGTGCCACTTTGAGACACCCTATGTAGTGCGCCTCCATAACTTCCACCAGCTGGCTGACCCCAAACCGTGCTTCACCTTCACACACCCTACAACAG ATATGAACAATAACCGGTATCAGTGCCTCAGATTCTCAGTGGGTTGTAACTCGGTGCTCCATGGCTTTGCTGGCTACTTTGAGACCACGTTGTACAAAGATGTCACACTCA gtATAAAACCAGATACACATTCACCTGGAATGTTCTCTTGGTTCCCCATACTCTTCCCCCTCAAA CAACCCATCTCCATATCCCgggatgatgatgtcacagtgcgATTCTGGCGCTGCAACAACGGGAAGAAGGTGTGGTATGAATGGGCCGTGACCGAGCCCTCCTGCTCTGCTATCCACAATCCGGCAGGACGCTCCTACACTATTGGCCTGTGA